In Acaryochloris thomasi RCC1774, a genomic segment contains:
- a CDS encoding glycosyltransferase, with protein sequence MISVGVFIDLKWQRSAGGHVKCWEKFAQAAVTQPDLDLSLHFLGDTAEVLPLSETVRYILHRPRFSTERLPFLQDVPDHTDLMSRNPALLPYLEAMDVAHTTHPLFTFGKTAQAFCQQNKKPLVASVHTDTPQYTQIYLEQRLQGMFGHGFVNQWLLDRWQLPLRYRRRMVAQQQDYWQTCDHVFISQPDDPEVQTVIPAHQVSYLRRGIDTERFNPERCDRNHLQKTYGIPTDKFLLLYVGRLDDPKRVMIFAQSAKILLDQGLPIHALAVGRGHRSQDIQALLGEQVTLPGVIEQEKLGTIFASADVFVFPSPTETVGNVILEAKAAGLPVLISSQGGAYQTLREPGKDGLMMDTEEPEQWAQAIAQLYEDEGMRSQISAAAQDHIKTAWPSWQDVLVEDLLPIWRSLADAPSP encoded by the coding sequence ATGTGAAATGCTGGGAGAAATTTGCCCAGGCTGCCGTCACGCAACCTGATCTCGATCTATCGCTACACTTCTTGGGGGATACGGCTGAGGTTCTACCCCTGTCGGAGACGGTTCGTTACATACTGCACCGACCGCGCTTTAGCACAGAGCGCCTGCCTTTTCTACAGGATGTCCCTGACCATACTGATTTGATGTCCCGGAACCCAGCGCTGCTGCCCTACCTGGAAGCGATGGACGTGGCCCATACGACGCATCCTCTATTTACCTTTGGCAAGACAGCTCAGGCATTTTGCCAGCAAAACAAGAAGCCCTTAGTGGCTTCTGTGCATACCGATACGCCTCAGTACACGCAGATTTATCTAGAGCAGCGCTTGCAAGGAATGTTCGGTCATGGCTTCGTGAATCAGTGGCTCCTTGATCGGTGGCAGCTTCCGCTGCGCTATCGCCGCAGGATGGTGGCTCAGCAACAGGACTACTGGCAAACTTGCGATCACGTATTTATTTCGCAGCCTGATGATCCTGAGGTGCAAACAGTCATACCCGCGCATCAGGTCTCTTACCTACGGCGAGGGATTGATACGGAACGATTTAATCCAGAAAGATGCGATCGCAACCATCTCCAAAAAACCTACGGCATCCCCACTGACAAATTTCTGCTGCTGTACGTAGGCCGCTTGGACGACCCCAAGCGCGTAATGATCTTTGCCCAGAGCGCGAAGATTCTGCTTGATCAGGGTCTACCGATCCATGCCTTAGCAGTGGGTCGCGGTCACCGTTCCCAGGATATTCAGGCACTGTTGGGCGAGCAGGTCACCCTCCCTGGCGTCATTGAACAAGAAAAGTTAGGGACTATTTTTGCCAGCGCAGATGTCTTTGTGTTTCCGTCCCCGACCGAAACTGTGGGCAACGTGATTTTAGAGGCTAAAGCAGCCGGACTGCCGGTTCTGATCTCCAGTCAGGGAGGTGCCTATCAAACGCTGCGGGAACCAGGAAAAGATGGATTGATGATGGATACAGAGGAGCCGGAACAGTGGGCGCAGGCGATTGCTCAGCTTTATGAGGATGAGGGGATGCGATCGCAAATCTCCGCAGCCGCTCAGGATCATATCAAAACAGCTTGGCCGTCATGGCAGGATGTACTGGTAGAAGATTTACTGCCCATTTGGCGATCATTGGCCGATGCTCCATCCCCTTGA
- a CDS encoding 2OG-Fe(II) oxygenase family protein: protein MLHPLEYRDPQTPEALARCLHETGFAVLGHPPIAEQLVQAVYQDWATFFTSEQKHNHTFEPEQQSGYFPFQLEQAKGHTVPDLKEFFHLYPWTDLPAGIGDNTHQLFQQLNQLASELLVWVEQFAPETVSFTEPLGRMIDGSQETLLRLIHYPPLAEAIPPGAIRAAAHEDINLITLLPAATAMGLELLDPQENWVSVPCSPGDIVINGGDMLQMASGGYYRSATHRVINPEGPMSATSRFSMPLFLHPRREVVLAGTTTARAYLLERLAEIGLLADGRKPLS, encoded by the coding sequence ATGCTCCATCCCCTTGAATACCGAGATCCACAGACCCCAGAAGCCCTAGCCCGCTGTCTTCATGAGACGGGATTTGCGGTTTTAGGACATCCTCCCATTGCCGAGCAACTCGTGCAGGCCGTCTATCAAGACTGGGCGACTTTCTTTACCTCAGAACAGAAACACAACCATACATTTGAACCCGAACAGCAGTCTGGCTACTTCCCGTTTCAGCTTGAGCAAGCCAAGGGGCATACCGTACCTGACCTGAAGGAATTTTTTCACCTGTATCCCTGGACAGATTTACCGGCAGGCATAGGGGACAATACACACCAGCTTTTCCAGCAACTCAATCAGCTTGCCTCCGAGTTGCTGGTCTGGGTAGAGCAGTTTGCACCCGAGACCGTCTCCTTCACAGAACCGCTGGGGCGCATGATCGATGGTAGCCAAGAAACCCTATTGCGTTTGATTCACTATCCACCCCTAGCGGAGGCTATCCCACCGGGGGCCATTCGAGCTGCTGCTCATGAAGACATTAATTTGATTACGCTGTTGCCAGCCGCCACAGCAATGGGTTTAGAGCTTCTAGATCCTCAAGAAAACTGGGTTAGCGTTCCCTGTAGTCCTGGGGATATTGTGATCAACGGCGGCGATATGCTGCAGATGGCAAGCGGCGGATATTATCGGTCGGCAACCCATCGCGTCATCAATCCGGAAGGCCCCATGAGCGCAACATCAAGGTTTTCAATGCCGCTCTTTCTACATCCTCGTCGGGAAGTAGTGTTGGCAGGCACGACGACGGCAAGGGCATATCTTCTAGAACGCCTAGCAGAAATTGGTTTACTTGCTGATGGGAGAAAGCCATTGAGCTAA